From Kwoniella dendrophila CBS 6074 chromosome 11, complete sequence, a single genomic window includes:
- a CDS encoding GTP-binding nuclear protein GSP1/Ran has product MENQATFKLVLCGDGGTTTFVKRHLTGEFEKKYIENVATLGVEVHPLTFHTNFGTICFNVWDTAGQEKFGGLRDGYYIQGQCGIIMFDVTSRITYKNVPNWHRDLERVCENIPIVLCGNKVDVKERKVKTGNVTFHRKKNLQYFEISAKSNYNFEKPFLWLARKLVGNQSLEFVAAPALAPPEVQVDQALIAKYEEELKQAANAPLPDEDDADL; this is encoded by the exons ATGGAGAACCAAGCTACTTTCAAATTAGTATTATGTGGTGATGGTGGTACC ACCACTTTCGTTAAAAGACATTTGACCG GTGAATTTGAGAAAAAATACATCG AGAATGTAGCCACTCTTGGTGTTGAAGTCCACCCTCTTACTTTCCACACCAACTTCGGTACCATCTGCTTCAACGTTTGGGATACCGCCGGTCAAGAAAAATTCGGTGGTCTCCGTGATGGTTACTATATTCAAGGTCAATGTGGTATCATCATGTTCGATGTAACTTCTCGTATCACATACAAGAACGTTCCAAACTGGCACAGAGATCTCGAACGAGTTTGTGAAAACATTCCTATTGTTCTTTGTGGTAACAAGGTTGAtgtcaaa GAAAGAAAAGTCAAGACCGGAAACGTTACTTTCCACCGAAAGA AGAACCTCCAATACTTCGAAATCTCTGCCAAATCTAAC TACAACTTCGAAAAGCCTTTCCTCTGGCTCGCTCGAAAATTGGTTGG TAACCAATCACTTGAGTTCGTTGCTGCTCCTGCTCTTGCCCCACCCGAAGTCCAAGTAGACCAAGCCCTTATTGCCAAATACGAGGAAGAACTCAAACAAGCCGCTAACgctcctttacctgatgag GACGATGCCGATCTTTAA
- a CDS encoding V-type ATPase, A subunit — protein sequence MDRAKRDLPKIRDEEREAMFGSVYSVSGPVVIGENMRGCAMYELVRVGHDELVGEVIRIEADRATIQVYEETSGVTVGDPVLRTGKPLSVELGPGLMTNIYDGIQRPLKSIQEKSQSIYIPRGINTEALSREIKWDFNPASFRVGDHLSGGDIFGSVYENSLVDNHKIMLPPRAMGTITRIAEKGSYTVEDVVLETEFQGKTTQHTMMQLWPVRAPRPVAQKETASYPLFTGQRVLDALFPCVQGGTTAIPGAFGCGKTVISQALSKFSNSDIIIYVGCGERGNEMAEVLADFPELTLERDGREEPIMKRTALVANTSNMPVAAREASIYTGITLSEYFRDQGNNVAMMADSTSRWAEALREISGRLAEMPADSGYPAYLGAKLASFYERAGKVTCLGNPVRNGTVSIVGAVSPPGGDFSDPVTSATLGIVQVFWGLSKALAQRKHFPSVDWNVSYSKYLKVLDPHYEKSNPGFIDLRTRAKEILQKEQDLAEIVQLVGKSALGESDKITLEVARMLKTSGMLKNFVAFYDQSQRAVETSDMTFAKVRDSAADVMFKLSQMKFESPNTQSEQDITGKFDQLYNEIGETFRRMQE from the exons ATGGATAGAGCCAAGCGGGATCTTCCCAAG ATCCGGGATGAAGAACGTGAAGCAATGTTCGGTTCCGTTTACTC AGTCTCTGGTCCCGTTGTTATCGGTGAAAACATGAGAGGTTGTGCGATGTACGAATTGGTAAGAGTAGGACACGATGAATTAGTTGGAG AGGTTATCCGTATCGAAGCGGATCGAGCTACTATTCAAGTATACGAAGAAACATCTGGTGTCACTGTTGGTGATCCAGTATTGAGAACAGGAAAGCCTTTGAGTGTTGAGCTTGGACCTG GTCTAATGACAAACATTTACGA TGGTATCCAACGTCCACTCAAATCTATTCAAGAGAAATCCCAAAGTATTTACATTCCTC GTGGTATCAACACCGAAGCGCTTAGTAGAGAGATTAAATGGGATTTCAACCCTGCTTCATTCCGAGTTGGCGACCATTTATCTGGTGGTGATATCTTTGGTAGCGTTTACGAAAATTCACTTGTTGACAACCACAAAATCATGCTTCCTCCTCGTGCTATGGGTACCATTACTCGTATCGCTGAGAAGGGTAGTTACACTGTTGAG GATGTTGTGCTTGAAACCGAATTCCAAGGCAAAACCACTCAACACACTATGATGCAACTATGGCCTGTCAGAGCCCCAAGACCTGTCGCTCAAAAGGAGACTGCTTCTTATCCATTGTTTACCGGTCAGCGAGTTTTGGATGCCCTGTTTCCCTGTGTGCAAGGTGGTACTACTGCTATTCCCGGTGCTTTTGGATG TGGTAAAACCGTTATT AGTCAAGCCTTGTCCAAATTTTCAAACTCCGATATCATTATCTATGTTGGTTGTGGTGAACGTGGTAACG AAATGGCGGAAGTATTGGCCGAT TTCCCCGAATTAACACTCGAACGAGACGGCCGAGAAGAGCCTATTATGAAACGTACTGCCCTTGTCGCCAATACTTCTAACATGCCTGTCGCTGCTCGAGAAGCTTCTATCTACACTGGTATCACTCTTTCTGAGTATTTCAGAGATCAAGGCAACAACGTCGCTATGATGGCCGATTCTACCTCTCGATGGGCCGAAGCTTTAAGAGAAATTTCTGGTCGATTAGCTGAAATGCCAGCCGATTCAGGTTACCCCGCTTATTTAGGTGCTAAACTTGCAAGTTTCTATGAACGAGCTGGTAAGGTAACTTGTCTCGGTAATCCTGTCAGAAATGGTACTGTCTCCATTGTCGGAGCAGTCTCCCCTCCCGGTGGTGATTTCTCTGATCCAGTCACAAGTGCTACCCTTGGTATTGTACAAGTGTTCTGGGGTTTATCAAAGGCTTTGGCTCAACGTAAACATTTCCCTTCCGTTGACTGGAATGTCTCATACTCTAAATACCTTAAAGTTCTCGATCCCCACTACGAGAAGAGTAACCCTGGTTTCATTGACCTGCGAACAAGAGCTAAAGAGATTCTTCAAAAAGAGCAAGATTTGGCAGAAATTGTACAGCTTGTCGGAAAGAGTGCTTTGGGTGAAAGTGATAAAATCACTTTGGAAGTCGCTCGAATGCTCAAG ACTTCAGGCATGTTGAAGAATTTCGTCGCATTCTACGACCAATCTCAACGAGCTGTCGAGACTAGTGATATGACTTTTGCCAAG GTACGAGATTCTGCTGCCGACGTCATGTTCAAGCTTTCTCAAATGAAATTCGAATCTCCTAATACCCAAAGTGAACAAGATATAACAGGTAAATTCGATCAATTATATAACGAGATCGGTGAAACTTTTAGACGAATGCAAGAATAA